The window GTTCTTCGCCGTCGACGACTCGCTGCCGTGCATGACGGGCAAAATCGCCTACGAGGACAAGTTCATCTCGGGCGGGGAAACCCCGGCATCGAGCAAAGTGACGTACGCCCTGAATGCCAACAAGCTGACGAAGACGCAAATCGTCAACTTCTTTAAGCTCTGGCTGGTTGGCATTGGTCCGATCAACGATGAGTAGTGAAGACAAATTGTCCAATCACTTCCTCTCCTCGCTTCTGCGGGGAGAGGGTCTAGGGTGAGAAGCTCTTTTGCAGTTTCTCGCCACTTCATCCAAGCGTCCTTGCTCACCTCTGAAAGCCTGCAAATATGTCCAACTCTCTCTATTCTCGTCTTCGCCGCAAGTTTCTGGGACCGGTCTCCACTGAAGACCGCCGCCGCTTTTTGCAAGCCACATTGGCGACCACCGCTGGTTTATTACTCAGCGATCAATTCGCAGGTGAGTCGCGGGCGCAAGCTCAAGGCGCCAAACGAGTGATCGTGATCGGTGCTGGATTTTCTGGCTTGGCCTGCGCATACGAACTGGCCACGGCTGGTTACAAGGTGACGGTCATCGAAGCCCGCAATCGCCTCGGCGGCCGCGTCCACACCTTCACCGATATGGCCGAGAAGAAATGGTGCGAGGGAGGCGGCGAACTGATCGGCTCGAATCATCCAACGTGGGTGCGGTACGCCGAAAGTTTTGGCTTGAAGTTTATCGACGTCACCGATGACGCAGCGCTGCTGTACCCTGTGCACCTGCAAGGCAAGTTGCGGAGCGAAGACGAGGTCAAGAAAATCTATGAAGAGCTTGACGCTTCGTTTTCATCGCTCAACGAGCAAGCCGATAAGATCGATGCCGATCAGCCTTGGACGAGCCCCGATGCGGCGGCGCTCGACAAGCAATCGCTGGCCGATTGGCTCAGCGGGCTAAAAGACGTTGGTGAGCTGTCTCGGGCTGCAATCGGTATTCAGCTCGCATCCGACAACGCCGTAGACAATGCGCACGCCAGCCTGCTGGCCATGCTCACCACCATCAAAGGTGGCGGCGGTCAGGCCTATTGGGACGATACCGAGGTCTATCGCTGCGTCGGTGGCAATCAGCAACTGGCCCTGCAACTGGCGGAGCGGATCGGCGCTGAGCGAATCCGTCTGCGGTTGCCGGTGACTGAAGTCAGGTTCGATGCCAACGGCGTTGTAGTAACCTGTGCCGATGGACGAACAATCGAAGCCGATGACGTCGTTCTCGCGACGCCGCCGAGCGTGTGGGAGCGAATCAAGTTCTCGCCCGATCTGCCGGCGAACATCCGCACGCAGATGGGCGTGGCCTGCAAATATCTTTCCGCGGTCAAGAAGCGATTTTGGCTCGACACGAAGAATTCGCAATACAGCTTGACCGACGGCGACGTCAGCCAAACTTGGGAAGGAACGGATAGTCAGCCTGACGACCCCACGACCGCTCTGCTCGTCGGCTTCTCGGGCGGTAGCCAAGCCAAACATTGCCTGACGCGCGAAGGCGCTGCTGCCGATACCGCGTACAAAGCGGAGCTGTCGAAGGTCTATCCCGCGTACGGCGACAACCTCGTGAAAACTCGTTTCATGACTTGGCCCAAGGAAGAATGGACCAAGGGTGGATATTCATTCCCTGCGCCAGGGCAAGTCACCTCGATCGGTCCGACCTATTACAAAGGGCTCGGCCGTTTGCACTTTGCCGGCGAGCACACGTGCTACAAGTTTGTGGGCTACATGGAAGGCGCGCTCAATAGCGGCGCGTCGCTAGCGCTGAGCTTGGCGAAGCGGGATGGCGTGGTGAAGGAATAGCTATTCCCGATTCGCGCCGATAATAAACTGCTCAACCGGCCACTCGCCAAGCGGGACTTTGAGAGTCACCTTGCGTTGCACGGGCTGATTGTTGGCATCGAGTGCGGTGCGCTGCACAACCAATTCGGCGGTGTCACGGGCCTTGAGTTTCGAGATGATGCTGGTCAGCGTTTCGAAATCAGGAACGGCCTGCTCGTTGAAACTCAGCACGATGTCTTCTTGTTGAATGCCAGCGCGATCGGCCGGACTGTCTTTGTTCACCCGGCTGATCGT is drawn from Anatilimnocola floriformis and contains these coding sequences:
- a CDS encoding flavin monoamine oxidase family protein, which gives rise to MSNSLYSRLRRKFLGPVSTEDRRRFLQATLATTAGLLLSDQFAGESRAQAQGAKRVIVIGAGFSGLACAYELATAGYKVTVIEARNRLGGRVHTFTDMAEKKWCEGGGELIGSNHPTWVRYAESFGLKFIDVTDDAALLYPVHLQGKLRSEDEVKKIYEELDASFSSLNEQADKIDADQPWTSPDAAALDKQSLADWLSGLKDVGELSRAAIGIQLASDNAVDNAHASLLAMLTTIKGGGGQAYWDDTEVYRCVGGNQQLALQLAERIGAERIRLRLPVTEVRFDANGVVVTCADGRTIEADDVVLATPPSVWERIKFSPDLPANIRTQMGVACKYLSAVKKRFWLDTKNSQYSLTDGDVSQTWEGTDSQPDDPTTALLVGFSGGSQAKHCLTREGAAADTAYKAELSKVYPAYGDNLVKTRFMTWPKEEWTKGGYSFPAPGQVTSIGPTYYKGLGRLHFAGEHTCYKFVGYMEGALNSGASLALSLAKRDGVVKE